The following proteins come from a genomic window of Novosphingobium sp. P6W:
- a CDS encoding lysozyme inhibitor LprI family protein: MMRVWAIAIAVAGAIAATTPALAQTDAEVSAAYTPLFDRCMKRGDAAQGVTAGMMDCLGSENTRQDARLNQAYKMVMGRLDASRKATLRGLQRSWLKERESTCHAAMEELGGGTASAIVYSNCFLDETIKRTLWLKNYRP; this comes from the coding sequence ATGATGAGAGTTTGGGCAATCGCAATCGCCGTCGCAGGCGCAATCGCTGCGACGACGCCGGCGCTCGCGCAGACGGATGCCGAGGTTTCGGCGGCGTACACACCCTTGTTCGATCGCTGCATGAAGCGCGGCGACGCGGCACAAGGCGTCACCGCCGGCATGATGGATTGCCTTGGCAGCGAGAATACACGCCAGGATGCCCGGCTCAACCAAGCGTACAAGATGGTCATGGGCCGGCTCGACGCGTCACGAAAAGCTACGCTGCGCGGGCTGCAGCGCTCCTGGCTCAAGGAGCGCGAGAGCACGTGCCATGCGGCAATGGAAGAACTTGGCGGAGGCACGGCCTCGGCAATCGTTTATAGTAATTGCTTCCTGGACGAGACGATCAAGCGCACGCTGTGGCTGAAGAATTATCGTCCGTAG
- a CDS encoding ATP-binding protein, translating into MQALSAGVVPRVGLQHIQVGRSQEVGALVRDIDRIADAGSAVRFVIGEYGAGKTFFLNLVRLIALERKCVTVHADLAPDRRLHATGGQARGLYAEAIRNMATRTKPEGGALPSIVERFVTECVREAEDGGSPVERIIDRRLAPLLDMLGGHDFSTVLKTYWRAHEDGDDSLKAAALRWLRAEYPTKTEARQALPVRSIIDDADVYDTFKLLSAFVRIAGYAGLLVVFDEMVNLYKLQSSQARNQNYEQLLRMLNDVLQGNVEGLGFVFGGTPEFLLDSRRGLYSYKALQSRLEENSFATEGRIDLSGPVIRLQSLSPEDLLVLLGNIRSVFALGDASAYLVPDEAKTAFMEHCNKRIGEAYFRTPRNTIKAFVQFLSVLEQNPDTQWHELIGAVSPDREEPEEPEADDELVDLRI; encoded by the coding sequence ATTCAGGCGCTATCGGCTGGCGTCGTTCCGCGGGTGGGCCTTCAGCATATTCAGGTAGGACGCTCTCAGGAGGTCGGCGCGCTTGTCCGCGACATTGATCGGATCGCAGATGCCGGGTCGGCCGTTCGCTTCGTCATCGGCGAGTATGGAGCAGGCAAGACCTTCTTCCTCAATCTGGTGCGCCTCATCGCCCTCGAACGGAAATGCGTCACGGTCCATGCCGACCTTGCTCCTGACCGAAGGCTCCATGCCACTGGCGGTCAGGCCCGGGGCCTCTACGCCGAGGCCATTCGAAACATGGCCACGCGCACTAAGCCCGAAGGTGGCGCACTCCCCAGTATCGTGGAGCGCTTCGTGACGGAATGCGTCCGGGAGGCCGAAGACGGCGGCTCTCCCGTCGAGCGCATCATAGATCGACGCCTTGCTCCGCTGCTGGATATGCTGGGTGGTCATGACTTCTCTACGGTGCTCAAGACTTACTGGCGCGCCCACGAGGACGGTGATGACAGCTTGAAGGCAGCTGCGCTGCGCTGGCTCAGGGCCGAGTATCCCACCAAAACGGAAGCGCGTCAGGCTCTCCCCGTTCGAAGCATCATCGACGACGCTGACGTCTATGATACCTTCAAGCTGCTTTCGGCATTCGTTCGCATTGCCGGCTATGCCGGCCTTCTCGTGGTATTCGACGAGATGGTGAACCTCTACAAGCTGCAGAGCTCCCAAGCACGTAACCAAAACTACGAGCAGCTACTAAGGATGCTCAATGACGTGCTCCAGGGTAACGTCGAGGGGCTCGGCTTCGTGTTCGGGGGAACACCGGAATTCCTGCTCGATAGCCGACGCGGCCTCTACAGCTACAAGGCGCTCCAGTCGCGTCTGGAGGAGAACAGCTTCGCAACCGAGGGGCGGATCGACCTCAGCGGACCGGTTATACGGCTGCAGAGCCTCTCGCCCGAGGACCTCCTCGTGCTGCTGGGGAACATCAGATCGGTCTTCGCACTAGGAGATGCGTCGGCCTATCTCGTGCCAGACGAAGCGAAGACCGCTTTCATGGAGCACTGCAACAAACGGATAGGTGAGGCCTACTTCCGCACGCCCCGCAACACCATCAAGGCGTTCGTCCAGTTCCTATCCGTCCTGGAGCAGAACCCCGACACGCAGTGGCACGAACTGATCGGCGCGGTATCGCCCGACAGGGAGGAGCCCGAAGAGCCAGAGGCGGACGACGAGCTTGTCGACCTTCGCATCTGA
- a CDS encoding helicase-related protein: MQIRGYEEPPEGAGIDEIAENGASDALSQIADHIFSNLRGSNNLAFAASRRTVEALADRLRERSERDNVPEEFFPHHGSLSKELRETLETRLKAGDQPTTAVATTTLELGIDLGSVQSVAQVGAPRSLSGLKQRLGRSGRRGSPAVLRIYVREDHLDPDSDPLDKLRLETVRAVACVRLLQANWVEPSVEDSSLATVALHQTLSLIASQGGVRAAAAHKLLFGRDSYLAFAPADYADLLRGAGPQGSDLLEQSPDGILMLGKAGEELVQARDFYAVFKTDEEWRLVSSGRTLGTVPLTNVLGIGSLVGFAGRRWRVEAVDDRAKVLDVVPHRSGKLPRFDRPANEQLHDRVTATMLEVLSDHEVPAYLDAAGKEFLLQGRNAFRELDLDRRALLPATRDTHVITWRGTAVNSVLSIVLMSAGIEVAVHDVGVTAVDITPEQLTSVLRQAGDCPPMEYLSDFVAGLRTGKLDDFVDEALLRRLWAARNERYRDDVTHVLENLRSATNTLGHEC, from the coding sequence TTGCAGATCCGCGGATATGAAGAGCCACCCGAGGGAGCAGGGATCGACGAGATCGCGGAGAACGGTGCGAGCGATGCGTTAAGCCAGATTGCCGACCATATCTTCTCGAACCTGCGCGGATCGAACAACCTCGCGTTCGCTGCATCCCGCCGCACGGTCGAGGCCCTTGCAGACCGTCTTCGCGAGCGGTCGGAGCGCGACAACGTGCCTGAGGAGTTCTTCCCCCATCACGGCAGTCTGTCAAAGGAGCTGCGCGAGACGCTGGAGACGCGCCTTAAGGCTGGCGATCAGCCAACCACTGCGGTCGCGACAACGACGCTCGAACTCGGCATCGATCTTGGTAGCGTTCAGTCTGTCGCCCAGGTAGGCGCGCCCAGATCGCTGTCCGGGCTGAAGCAGCGCCTAGGCCGGAGCGGCCGGCGCGGGAGTCCAGCAGTGCTTCGGATCTATGTCCGCGAGGATCATCTCGACCCGGATTCCGATCCTCTGGACAAGCTCCGTCTTGAAACTGTGAGGGCTGTCGCCTGCGTCCGGCTCCTGCAGGCGAACTGGGTCGAACCATCCGTTGAGGACTCCTCGCTCGCCACGGTGGCGCTGCATCAGACCTTGTCGCTCATCGCATCGCAAGGCGGGGTCCGAGCGGCCGCGGCGCACAAGCTCCTATTCGGTCGGGACAGCTACCTAGCTTTCGCACCTGCGGATTACGCCGATCTCCTGCGTGGGGCCGGTCCCCAAGGCTCTGACCTTCTCGAGCAATCGCCAGACGGCATTCTCATGCTCGGGAAGGCTGGAGAGGAATTAGTCCAAGCGCGCGACTTCTACGCCGTGTTCAAAACTGACGAGGAATGGCGCCTGGTTTCAAGCGGTCGGACACTCGGAACCGTTCCGCTCACCAATGTCCTAGGAATAGGATCGCTGGTCGGCTTCGCAGGTCGGAGGTGGCGGGTGGAGGCGGTCGACGACCGCGCCAAGGTGCTCGACGTCGTTCCCCATCGATCCGGCAAGCTGCCCCGTTTCGATCGACCTGCGAACGAGCAGCTGCACGACCGCGTCACTGCGACGATGCTGGAGGTGTTGTCCGACCACGAGGTCCCGGCATATCTCGACGCGGCCGGAAAGGAGTTCCTCTTGCAGGGGCGCAACGCATTCCGCGAACTTGACCTCGACCGGCGCGCACTTCTTCCGGCGACGCGCGACACCCACGTCATCACTTGGCGCGGCACGGCTGTAAACTCGGTGCTGTCGATCGTTCTCATGAGCGCCGGCATCGAGGTCGCTGTCCACGACGTGGGCGTGACCGCAGTCGACATAACACCTGAGCAACTGACTTCAGTTCTACGTCAGGCGGGCGATTGCCCGCCGATGGAATATCTATCGGACTTCGTCGCGGGCCTCCGAACAGGGAAGCTCGACGACTTCGTCGATGAAGCGCTCTTGCGGCGGCTATGGGCGGCCCGAAACGAAAGGTATCGTGACGACGTAACCCATGTTCTGGAGAACCTCAGATCAGCGACAAATACGCTCGGACACGAATGCTGA
- a CDS encoding DEAD/DEAH box helicase, with amino-acid sequence MSTFASDVPSYDRLHPEIRRWVRDEGWTGLREIQDTAIRSILGSDSDVIIMAGTASGKTEAAFLPLLTEAAEITGDGLRLLYISPLKALINDQFRRLEPLCERLGVPITRWHGDAPQGPKTRLLKTPAGVALITPESIEALLLRRPADAAKLFRGVYGIVVDELHAFLQGPRGLHLASLLRRVEDHVRTSATGRPLRDAWRCRRRMPVDERGEPAQRRCASRAAERTRRQIADPRI; translated from the coding sequence TTGTCGACCTTCGCATCTGACGTCCCTTCGTACGATCGGCTCCATCCTGAAATCCGCCGCTGGGTTCGCGACGAGGGATGGACCGGCCTGCGTGAGATACAAGACACCGCGATCCGTTCGATCCTAGGGTCGGATAGCGACGTGATCATCATGGCAGGCACGGCGTCGGGCAAGACCGAGGCCGCGTTCCTGCCGCTGCTCACCGAAGCCGCAGAGATAACTGGGGACGGCCTTCGCCTCCTCTACATCAGTCCCCTCAAGGCTCTTATCAATGACCAGTTCCGGCGCCTAGAACCGCTATGCGAACGTCTTGGCGTGCCGATCACCCGTTGGCATGGGGACGCGCCGCAGGGACCGAAGACGCGGCTGCTTAAAACGCCGGCCGGCGTAGCGCTGATCACGCCTGAATCAATCGAGGCGCTTCTCCTGCGTCGCCCTGCTGATGCCGCCAAGCTGTTTCGTGGCGTGTATGGGATCGTCGTCGACGAACTCCATGCTTTTCTTCAGGGACCGCGCGGGCTGCACCTGGCGTCCCTTCTTCGCCGCGTGGAAGATCACGTCCGGACGTCCGCGACGGGTCGGCCTCTCCGCGACGCTTGGCGATGCCGACGGCGCATGCCGGTGGATGAACGCGGTGAGCCCGCACAGCGTCGATGTGCTTCGCGCGCCGCAGAGCGGACCAGGCGTCAGATTGCAGATCCGCGGATATGA
- a CDS encoding DUF1311 domain-containing protein gives MTVSNPGYAIASAITLAIVAPGAAHAAAGADPSFDCATAKMDEVSRAICSDPATAALDRRIAARFETLRRDLPEDAAMALADDQHYFEELRGLAFRASGGNAASLQAMLAERASFLDAVVLGGPQLRAGTWRNFTGAVTVTDDGSAMIVEMQPAYGQSICRVTGSLEGAALAGKVTLHGQPGRGVELGRFGTVMVVTDSAMAPASPCALGGEPFFRVAVQPEANGVTEP, from the coding sequence ATGACCGTCAGTAATCCTGGCTACGCTATCGCTTCGGCCATCACTCTGGCCATCGTCGCACCGGGGGCCGCGCATGCGGCAGCCGGGGCCGACCCGTCGTTCGATTGTGCCACCGCGAAGATGGACGAGGTATCGCGCGCGATCTGTTCCGATCCTGCGACCGCCGCGCTCGACCGCAGGATCGCGGCTCGCTTCGAAACCTTGCGCCGGGACCTTCCCGAAGATGCAGCCATGGCGCTGGCCGACGACCAGCATTACTTCGAGGAACTGCGCGGTCTCGCCTTCCGGGCCTCGGGCGGCAATGCGGCATCCTTGCAGGCGATGCTGGCTGAACGTGCGTCGTTTCTGGACGCGGTGGTCCTTGGTGGGCCGCAGCTGCGCGCGGGAACCTGGCGCAACTTCACCGGCGCGGTCACCGTGACCGACGACGGCAGCGCGATGATCGTCGAGATGCAGCCAGCTTACGGGCAAAGCATCTGCAGGGTCACGGGAAGTCTGGAAGGCGCGGCGCTGGCGGGCAAGGTGACGCTGCACGGACAACCCGGCCGCGGCGTGGAACTTGGCCGGTTTGGAACCGTCATGGTCGTCACCGACAGCGCCATGGCGCCCGCAAGTCCTTGCGCGCTGGGCGGTGAGCCGTTCTTCCGGGTTGCCGTTCAGCCTGAGGCGAACGGTGTCACGGAACCGTAA
- a CDS encoding site-specific integrase, which produces MQRHEILGGKVQVYRRIDGGNWHCSASVGGRQRRATTKTDSLSLAKQVAEDWYLGLRGKLHAGILKAEKTFKEAAAQFLREYEIITEGQRSKRWTEGHGIRLRVHLLPFFGDLGLSGVTGGKVQEYRVHRMSSRGIANPHSKSNRPVSDKAPARKTFHNEIVTLRQVLRTAVSHGWLPHLPDISSPYRASSKVEHRPWFSPAEYKQLYKATGAYAKEPFHAHFAWNAQQVHDYVLFMANTGLRPDEASNLEHRDVEVVIDDETGQQILEIEVRGKRGVGFCKSMPNAVRPYERLLNRPKPMQTESRRAAQRRRWAGIEEAPEAPEAQLPKPTDKVFPGNHVKLFNGVLARAELKLDRDGKARTAYSLRHTYICLRLMEGADVYAVARNCRTSVEMIQKHYAAHIKNMISAASVNVRKVKPKRRQQPPPVQFEDDDLIDG; this is translated from the coding sequence ATGCAGAGGCACGAGATCTTAGGCGGAAAGGTCCAGGTTTACCGGCGGATAGACGGCGGCAACTGGCATTGCTCCGCATCAGTCGGTGGCAGGCAGCGACGAGCCACTACCAAGACGGACAGCCTGTCTCTTGCCAAGCAAGTTGCCGAAGACTGGTACCTCGGCCTGCGCGGCAAACTGCACGCCGGCATCCTCAAGGCCGAGAAGACCTTCAAGGAAGCCGCTGCCCAGTTCCTGCGCGAATACGAGATTATCACCGAGGGTCAGCGCAGCAAGCGTTGGACCGAGGGACATGGTATTCGCCTTCGCGTCCATCTGCTGCCCTTCTTTGGCGACCTTGGGCTTTCCGGAGTCACGGGCGGCAAGGTGCAGGAGTACCGGGTGCATCGGATGTCGTCGCGGGGCATCGCCAACCCGCATTCGAAGAGCAATCGCCCGGTCTCGGACAAGGCGCCCGCCAGAAAAACCTTTCACAACGAAATCGTGACGCTGCGCCAGGTGCTGCGCACCGCCGTGAGCCATGGCTGGCTGCCGCACTTGCCTGACATCTCCAGCCCCTACCGCGCTTCGAGTAAGGTCGAGCATCGGCCCTGGTTCAGTCCTGCCGAATACAAGCAGCTTTACAAGGCAACCGGGGCTTATGCCAAGGAGCCGTTCCACGCGCACTTTGCGTGGAACGCGCAGCAGGTGCATGACTACGTCCTGTTCATGGCCAACACGGGCCTCAGGCCCGATGAAGCCTCCAACCTTGAACACCGTGACGTTGAGGTCGTCATCGACGATGAGACGGGGCAACAGATTCTGGAGATCGAGGTACGCGGCAAGCGCGGGGTGGGCTTTTGCAAAAGTATGCCCAATGCCGTGCGGCCCTATGAGCGGCTGCTCAATCGGCCCAAGCCCATGCAAACCGAAAGCCGCCGCGCGGCGCAGCGACGGCGCTGGGCCGGAATCGAAGAGGCCCCTGAAGCGCCAGAGGCGCAGTTGCCGAAGCCAACCGACAAGGTCTTCCCCGGCAATCACGTAAAGCTGTTCAACGGCGTGCTCGCCAGGGCAGAGCTCAAGTTGGACCGGGATGGCAAGGCCCGAACGGCGTACTCGCTACGCCACACGTATATTTGTTTGCGGCTCATGGAGGGCGCCGATGTCTACGCGGTCGCGCGAAATTGCCGGACCAGTGTCGAGATGATTCAGAAGCACTATGCCGCCCATATTAAGAACATGATCAGCGCCGCATCGGTGAATGTACGCAAGGTCAAGCCTAAGCGTCGGCAGCAGCCCCCACCTGTCCAGTTCGAAGATGATGACCTGATCGACGGCTAG
- a CDS encoding tetratricopeptide repeat protein: protein MISYRSVACAALGAALAIITPSVQAKEPDARKVAAVDAAVARLGETMQKADGLEKLGHFAEAEPVWRDALNQRRKLLGERDPLVAAGMQRMARNIEVQGDFRRAEPMRRSILALLQADAASAPGVPEAHSALGYNLTMQGKLHEGAAQSYKALEILRAAGKGEAPEAAHALSVVGLTLDKQGLYAEAEPFYRRALDIRRKELGENDLDTATSYNNLASALSGQGRFGEAQGLFETALAIREADGTVPDLVAQNVLNIALNLDSQGQSGKAKMMYGIAINMWTKLYGAEHVATASGYNGLGMNYYRQDMFSMAAVQLNHALKLREAALGRYHPDTAESYGNLGMAERAMGHEKKGKALIATALEIDERTLGKNHPSTQALRKALDSAPPVSRPEPVVVAY from the coding sequence ATGATTTCGTACAGATCTGTGGCTTGCGCCGCGCTTGGAGCGGCGCTTGCGATCATCACGCCGAGCGTCCAGGCGAAAGAACCTGATGCGAGGAAGGTCGCCGCCGTTGATGCCGCCGTCGCGCGGCTTGGCGAAACGATGCAAAAGGCGGATGGGCTTGAGAAGCTGGGCCACTTTGCGGAAGCGGAGCCGGTCTGGCGCGATGCGCTAAACCAGCGCCGCAAACTCCTTGGCGAGCGCGATCCGCTGGTTGCTGCGGGGATGCAGCGCATGGCGCGCAACATCGAAGTACAGGGTGATTTTAGGCGGGCGGAGCCGATGCGCCGTTCGATCCTGGCGCTGCTCCAGGCGGATGCGGCCTCTGCGCCGGGCGTGCCCGAAGCCCATTCGGCGCTGGGCTACAACCTGACCATGCAGGGCAAACTGCATGAAGGCGCAGCGCAAAGCTACAAGGCGCTGGAGATCCTGCGTGCGGCAGGAAAGGGGGAGGCGCCCGAGGCGGCGCACGCGCTTTCCGTCGTGGGGCTCACGCTCGACAAGCAGGGGCTCTACGCCGAGGCCGAGCCGTTCTATCGCCGCGCGCTCGATATCCGGCGCAAGGAACTGGGCGAGAACGATCTGGACACCGCGACCAGCTACAACAATCTGGCGTCTGCGCTGAGCGGGCAGGGGCGGTTCGGCGAGGCGCAAGGTCTGTTCGAGACGGCGCTGGCCATCCGCGAGGCGGACGGCACGGTGCCGGATCTGGTCGCGCAGAATGTGCTCAACATCGCCCTGAACCTCGACAGCCAAGGCCAGTCCGGCAAGGCGAAGATGATGTACGGCATAGCGATCAACATGTGGACGAAGCTGTACGGCGCAGAGCACGTCGCGACCGCCAGCGGATACAACGGCCTGGGGATGAACTACTACCGCCAGGACATGTTCTCGATGGCCGCCGTGCAACTGAACCATGCCCTGAAGCTGCGCGAGGCGGCGCTGGGGCGCTATCATCCTGACACGGCGGAAAGCTACGGCAACCTCGGCATGGCGGAGCGGGCGATGGGGCACGAAAAGAAAGGCAAGGCGCTGATCGCCACGGCGCTCGAGATCGACGAGCGCACACTGGGCAAGAACCACCCGTCTACGCAGGCATTGCGCAAGGCGCTCGACTCCGCGCCGCCGGTGAGCAGGCCCGAACCGGTGGTGGTGGCTTACTGA
- a CDS encoding lysozyme inhibitor LprI family protein codes for MTVRNLSACAAIGPAALLPTETPAMAAAPSFDCRKASSHNEKLICANAGLAALDRQIAERYRTLLTQLDSASAKLLKQDQQWFMAGGDDTYMDPRSAKDLADTLRRCLAFLNAIRLSPPAGVIGKWRNVTGEIEIRRSPSGTVSFAANTSEPSVGRWVCDAQGSAAADAQGRWTARITEPTPSRIALGRAGPMLAITQSDAEPGYWGHNGSLSGEYFFVGPN; via the coding sequence ATGACCGTTCGCAATCTGAGCGCATGTGCGGCCATCGGTCCTGCCGCCCTGCTGCCGACCGAGACCCCTGCCATGGCCGCCGCGCCCTCGTTCGATTGCCGCAAGGCGTCCTCGCACAACGAGAAGCTGATCTGCGCCAATGCCGGGCTGGCCGCGCTCGACCGCCAGATCGCCGAGCGGTACAGGACGCTGCTGACGCAGCTGGACAGCGCTTCCGCCAAGCTGCTGAAACAGGACCAGCAATGGTTCATGGCCGGCGGCGACGACACGTACATGGACCCGCGTTCGGCCAAGGACCTTGCCGATACTCTGCGCCGCTGCCTCGCCTTCTTGAACGCGATCCGGCTGTCTCCGCCCGCCGGAGTGATCGGCAAGTGGCGCAACGTCACCGGTGAGATCGAGATTCGCCGCAGCCCGTCCGGCACTGTGTCGTTCGCGGCGAACACATCCGAACCGTCGGTGGGGCGCTGGGTCTGCGATGCCCAAGGCAGCGCCGCCGCTGATGCGCAAGGCCGCTGGACCGCGCGAATCACCGAGCCGACGCCCAGCCGGATTGCGCTGGGCCGCGCCGGGCCGATGCTGGCGATAACGCAAAGCGACGCCGAGCCGGGTTACTGGGGTCACAACGGATCGCTATCCGGCGAGTATTTTTTCGTAGGCCCGAATTAA
- a CDS encoding IS3 family transposase (programmed frameshift), whose translation MPSKKHKPEEIIGKLREVEIVLAQGASTAEACRRIAVSEQTYYRWRKEYGGLKTDQARRMKDLEKENQRLRRAISDLTLDKLILQEAAPGKLLSPARRRRCIDHVRREFPVSERRICRVLGQHRSTQRKMPRGADDEQALTEDIIALAKQYGRYGYRRVTALLCHAGWTVNHKRVERIWRREGLKVPQRQPKRGRLWLNDGSCIRLRPEYPGHVWAYDFVEGRTHDGRKFRILTIIDEASRECLALVVARRLRHEDVLAALADLFISRGPPAHIRSDNGSEFIATAVQQWLGQIGVKTLYITPGSPWENGYNESFNGSLRDELLNGEIFYSLAEAKVLIEAWRRHYNTVRPHSSLGYRPPAPETATPPYPASGSASLHLRPDMAAMGLIH comes from the exons ATGCCGAGCAAGAAGCACAAGCCGGAAGAGATCATCGGCAAGCTGCGTGAAGTTGAGATTGTGCTAGCGCAGGGAGCCTCGACTGCCGAGGCATGCCGGCGGATCGCGGTCAGCGAGCAGACCTATTATCGGTGGCGCAAGGAATATGGCGGGCTGAAGACCGATCAGGCGCGGCGGATGAAGGATCTGGAGAAGGAGAACCAGCGGCTGCGCCGGGCGATCTCGGACCTGACGCTGGACAAGCTGATCCTGCAGGAGGCTGCAC CGGGGAAACTTCTGAGCCCCGCGCGGCGGCGACGCTGCATTGATCATGTGCGACGAGAGTTTCCGGTATCCGAGCGACGGATATGCCGGGTGCTGGGTCAGCATCGATCGACGCAGCGCAAGATGCCGCGCGGGGCAGATGACGAACAGGCACTGACCGAGGACATCATTGCATTGGCGAAGCAATATGGTCGTTACGGCTACCGCCGGGTCACGGCGTTGCTGTGCCATGCAGGGTGGACGGTGAACCATAAACGTGTCGAGCGGATATGGCGGCGTGAAGGACTGAAAGTCCCGCAGCGCCAGCCAAAGCGCGGGCGTCTATGGCTCAATGACGGATCCTGCATCCGCCTGCGGCCGGAATATCCGGGACATGTATGGGCCTACGACTTCGTCGAAGGGCGCACGCATGATGGCCGCAAGTTCCGCATCCTGACCATCATCGATGAGGCCAGCCGGGAGTGCCTGGCGCTCGTCGTGGCGCGTCGGCTCAGGCATGAGGATGTTCTGGCGGCCTTAGCCGACCTGTTCATCTCGCGCGGCCCTCCGGCACATATACGGTCCGATAATGGCAGCGAATTTATCGCGACCGCCGTCCAGCAATGGCTGGGGCAGATCGGCGTGAAGACGCTCTACATCACGCCGGGATCACCATGGGAGAATGGCTATAACGAAAGCTTCAACGGGTCGCTTCGCGACGAACTGCTCAACGGCGAGATCTTCTACAGCCTCGCCGAAGCCAAGGTGCTGATCGAAGCTTGGCGGCGGCATTACAACACCGTCCGCCCGCATAGCAGTCTGGGATACCGACCACCGGCACCGGAAACGGCGACACCGCCATATCCGGCCTCCGGTTCCGCTTCGCTCCACCTCCGTCCGGATATGGCGGCGATGGGCTTAATCCACTAA
- a CDS encoding fumarylacetoacetate hydrolase family protein — MRLVTYRANVEAEGRLGAIVSGHGGEYVLDLELFGEEMGVPFPATMLEFIDLGPQGVAIATALISDADGLFPLGTAIPFANVTLLAPIPRPRKNIFGIGLNYTEHVAESAKSLDTSAELPRQPVIFSKPPTSVIAPGEPIRHNAEITQQLDWEVELAAIIGTKAKGVAREDALAYVFGYTVCIDMSARDCRRAGQWIYSKGQDTFAPMGPCIVTADEIPDPQTLDLSLTVNGVTKQSSNTAFMLFKVDELVADISQGITLEPGDIIATGTPAGVGAGMDPQEWLWPGDTIVATVAGIGTLTHPIVKA; from the coding sequence ATGCGTCTCGTAACCTACCGTGCCAATGTCGAAGCCGAAGGTCGCCTTGGCGCGATCGTCTCCGGTCACGGCGGCGAATATGTCCTCGACCTCGAACTGTTCGGTGAGGAGATGGGCGTTCCCTTCCCCGCCACGATGCTTGAATTCATCGACCTTGGCCCGCAGGGGGTCGCCATCGCGACGGCGCTGATCTCGGACGCCGATGGCCTGTTCCCGCTGGGCACCGCGATCCCCTTCGCCAATGTCACGCTGCTCGCGCCGATCCCGCGCCCGCGCAAGAACATCTTCGGCATCGGCCTCAACTACACCGAGCACGTCGCCGAGAGCGCCAAGTCGCTCGACACCTCTGCCGAACTGCCGCGCCAGCCGGTGATCTTCTCCAAGCCGCCGACCAGCGTGATCGCGCCCGGTGAGCCGATCCGCCACAACGCCGAGATCACCCAGCAGCTCGACTGGGAAGTCGAACTCGCCGCGATCATCGGCACCAAGGCCAAGGGCGTCGCCCGCGAGGATGCGCTGGCCTATGTATTCGGCTATACCGTCTGCATCGACATGAGCGCGCGCGATTGCCGCCGTGCCGGTCAGTGGATCTACTCCAAGGGCCAGGACACTTTCGCGCCGATGGGCCCGTGCATCGTCACCGCCGACGAGATCCCCGATCCTCAGACGCTTGACCTCAGCCTCACGGTCAACGGTGTGACCAAGCAGTCGAGCAACACCGCCTTCATGCTGTTCAAGGTCGACGAACTGGTCGCCGACATCTCGCAGGGTATCACCCTGGAGCCGGGCGACATCATCGCCACCGGCACCCCGGCAGGCGTCGGCGCCGGCATGGACCCGCAGGAATGGCTGTGGCCCGGCGACACCATTGTTGCGACGGTGGCCGGCATCGGCACCCTGACGCATCCCATCGTCAAGGCCTGA
- a CDS encoding lysozyme inhibitor LprI family protein, protein MIGLTQARGAAMARVLAGLLLAVEAMPAAAIVPASDPAMDDPVWLAQCVKKADAEGEGTTFGWGHCMVDHREALKTAQARIAARIVKALEGKGPAGTNYPRAAASFAEAQRHWMAFVDADCGIIDDVFGYGTAQGLAGEDCVIEHYQRRNDQLRELEKSYFSS, encoded by the coding sequence ATGATTGGACTCACCCAGGCACGCGGCGCGGCGATGGCGCGCGTTCTCGCGGGGCTTCTGCTTGCCGTAGAGGCCATGCCCGCTGCGGCCATCGTGCCTGCGTCTGATCCGGCGATGGACGATCCGGTCTGGCTGGCGCAGTGCGTGAAGAAGGCCGATGCCGAGGGCGAAGGCACCACGTTCGGCTGGGGCCACTGCATGGTCGACCACCGCGAAGCGCTGAAGACCGCGCAGGCCCGGATCGCGGCGCGCATCGTCAAGGCGCTGGAAGGCAAGGGCCCGGCTGGAACCAATTACCCGCGCGCGGCGGCTTCCTTCGCCGAAGCGCAGCGGCACTGGATGGCATTCGTCGATGCCGACTGCGGGATCATCGATGATGTGTTTGGCTATGGCACTGCGCAAGGACTGGCCGGGGAAGACTGTGTGATCGAACACTATCAGCGCCGCAACGATCAGTTGCGGGAGTTGGAGAAGTCTTACTTCAGCAGCTGA